The Gorilla gorilla gorilla isolate KB3781 chromosome 17, NHGRI_mGorGor1-v2.1_pri, whole genome shotgun sequence genome contains a region encoding:
- the LOC109023949 gene encoding LOW QUALITY PROTEIN: protein phosphatase PTC7 homolog (The sequence of the model RefSeq protein was modified relative to this genomic sequence to represent the inferred CDS: inserted 2 bases in 1 codon): MFSVLSYGRLVARAVLGGLSQTDPRAGGGGGGDYLLVTAGCGFGKDFRKGLLKKGACYGDDACFVARHRSADVLGVADGVGGWRDYGVDPSQFSGTLMRTCERLVKEGRFVPSNPIGILITSYCELLQNKVPLLGSSTACIVVLDRTSHRLHTANLGDSGFVVVRGGEVVHRSDEQQHYFNTPFQLSVAPPEAEGVVLSDSPDAADSTSFDVQLGDIILTATDGLXDNMPDYMILQELKKLKNSNYESIQQTARSIAEQAHELAYDPNYMSPFAQFACDNGLNVRGGKPDDITVLLSIVAEYTD; this comes from the exons atGTTCTCGGTCCTCTCGTACGGGCGGCTGGTGGCCCGCGCCGTGCTCGGCGGCCTCTCGCAGACCGACCCCAgggccggcggcggcggcggcggcgactaCCTGCTGGTGACGGCCGGCTGCGGCTTCGGGAAGGACTTCCGTAAGGGCCTCCTCAAGAAGGGCGCGTGCTACGGGGACGACGCGTGCTTCGTGGCCCGGCACCGTTCCGCGGACGTGCTCGGGGTTGCAGATGGTGTAGGAGGCTGGAGAGACTATGGAGTTGATCCGTCTCAATTCTCAGGGACTTTAATGCGGACGTGTGAACGTTTAGTAAAAGAAGGACGGTTCGTACCTAGTAATCCCATTGGAATTCTCATCACAAGCTACTGTGAGTTGCTGCAAAATAAAGTCCCTTTGCTCGGTAGCAGCACCGCCTGCATTGTGGTGCTGGACAGAACCAGCCACCGCTTACACACAGCAAACCTGGGCGATTCAGGCTTCGTGGTTGTCAGGGGTGGTGAAGTCGTGCACCgatcagatgagcagcagcattactTCAACACTCCATTCCAGCTCTCAGTCGCTCCCCCTGAAGCCGAGGGAGTCGTCTTGAGCGACAGTCCGGATGCTGCTGATAGCACGTCTTTCGATGTCCAGCTAGGAGACATTATCCTGACGGCAACAGATGGACT TGACAACATGCCTGATTATATGATCCTTCAGGAGctaaaaaagttaaagaattCAAATTATGAGAGTATACAACAGACTGCCAGAAGCATTGCTGAGCAAGCTCATGAGCTGGCCTATGACCCAAATTATATGTCACCTTTTGCACAGTTTGCATGTGACAATGGATTGAATGTGAGAGGTGGAAAGCCAGATGACATCACCGTCCTTCTTTCAATAGTGGCTGAGTATACAGACTAG